In one Modestobacter sp. L9-4 genomic region, the following are encoded:
- a CDS encoding helix-turn-helix transcriptional regulator, whose protein sequence is MSSEPRTRRSAVQPESEEAQRGLPHALEVARIRAGLSREALARLAGMSRSTVLKIETGERSPSPLTLNKLAEALKVSPDELLAAGWVAAEGDPDKRRTRAKSIAATLLAMDSPVVAHGAPLVGGLIGGKAGGVLGLIGALASARAPAEAAPVGTADSDPAVRAAERIEELTRQVAVLTQRLADLESRLQVQDSE, encoded by the coding sequence ATGTCAAGCGAACCGCGCACCCGACGATCGGCGGTCCAGCCGGAGAGCGAGGAGGCACAGCGCGGGCTTCCGCACGCCCTCGAAGTCGCGCGGATCAGAGCCGGCCTATCTCGGGAGGCGCTCGCGCGCTTGGCGGGCATGAGCCGCTCCACAGTGCTGAAGATCGAAACAGGTGAGCGCAGCCCGAGTCCACTGACGCTGAACAAGCTCGCGGAGGCGTTGAAGGTCTCGCCAGACGAGCTTCTCGCCGCGGGCTGGGTGGCGGCCGAGGGCGATCCGGACAAGCGCCGAACGCGGGCGAAGTCGATCGCCGCGACACTCCTCGCGATGGACTCGCCTGTCGTAGCCCACGGGGCTCCACTCGTGGGCGGCCTGATTGGTGGCAAGGCCGGTGGGGTACTGGGGCTCATTGGTGCTCTCGCGTCAGCACGAGCACCGGCGGAAGCTGCGCCTGTGGGCACAGCGGACAGTGACCCTGCGGTCAGGGCCGCAGAGCGCATTGAAGAACTGACGCGGCAGGTCGCGGTTCTGACACAGCGGTTGGCCGACCTAGAAAGCCGGTTGCAGGTACAGGACTCCGAATAA
- a CDS encoding Rieske (2Fe-2S) protein, with amino-acid sequence MSLFGVLDRLSEVPTFDKQLEAARAAVNKTLRPQAFKDLLHGTWLGHPLHPILAMVPVGTWLSAGLLDLTPATRPAATAMIGAGVAGSIPAALAGAADWSEQDDAVRRLGGLHAVANIGALGLYVGSLVARGKGNGTMGRVLSYSGLLLASGSAAIGGHMSYAQSSGANHAVVEARQLTTDWIDLGPLDDLPEGRPTQRTGEGQGTPVALAVVRRGLTVDAFIDACAHVGGPLSDGTVEEVRGAACLVCPWHGSAFDLSNGEPRRGPTASAQEKLEVKYEAGRAFGRLPNRHSPK; translated from the coding sequence ATGAGCCTGTTCGGTGTGCTGGACCGCCTCTCCGAGGTGCCGACGTTCGACAAGCAGCTGGAGGCCGCACGCGCAGCGGTGAACAAGACGCTGCGGCCCCAGGCGTTCAAGGACCTGCTGCACGGCACCTGGCTGGGCCACCCGCTGCACCCGATCCTGGCCATGGTGCCGGTGGGCACGTGGCTGTCCGCCGGGCTGCTCGACCTGACGCCCGCGACCCGGCCCGCGGCCACCGCCATGATCGGCGCCGGGGTGGCCGGCAGCATCCCCGCCGCGCTGGCCGGTGCGGCCGACTGGTCGGAGCAGGACGACGCGGTGCGCCGCCTCGGTGGGCTGCACGCCGTCGCCAACATCGGGGCCCTCGGTCTGTACGTCGGCTCGCTGGTGGCCCGCGGCAAGGGCAACGGGACGATGGGCCGGGTGCTGTCCTACAGCGGCCTCCTGCTTGCCAGTGGCTCGGCCGCGATCGGCGGGCACATGTCCTACGCGCAGTCCTCCGGGGCGAACCACGCCGTCGTCGAGGCGCGCCAGCTCACCACCGACTGGATCGACCTGGGCCCGCTCGACGACCTGCCCGAGGGGCGCCCCACCCAGCGCACCGGTGAGGGCCAGGGGACGCCGGTCGCGCTGGCCGTCGTCCGCCGCGGGCTGACCGTCGACGCCTTCATCGACGCCTGCGCCCACGTCGGCGGGCCGCTGTCCGACGGCACGGTGGAGGAGGTGCGCGGCGCGGCCTGCCTGGTCTGTCCGTGGCACGGCTCGGCGTTCGACCTGTCCAACGGTGAGCCGCGGCGCGGCCCCACGGCGTCGGCGCAGGAGAAGCTCGAGGTGAAGTACGAGGCCGGCCGGGCGTTCGGGCGGCTGCCGAACCGGCACTCCCCGAAGTGA
- a CDS encoding GtrA family protein, producing MTCPSLLRRPGLRAAADEGRTDVVTGLQHGHHLVGALRTRVRADDARAQFVRYVVVGVVSSALYAVTFIALAGFGDQTANLVGAVASTLLANEMHRRLTFHAGQQVSWLTAQWEGGGLAAIGLVATSLTLAGVHALIGDVGTVGQLALIAAVTGAIGLVRFVALRSWVFTSASHS from the coding sequence GTGACCTGCCCGTCCCTGCTCCGCCGCCCCGGCCTGCGTGCCGCGGCCGACGAGGGACGGACCGACGTCGTCACCGGGCTCCAGCACGGACACCACCTGGTCGGCGCGCTGCGGACCCGGGTGCGGGCCGACGACGCCCGGGCGCAGTTCGTCCGCTACGTCGTGGTCGGCGTCGTCTCCAGCGCGCTGTACGCGGTCACCTTCATCGCCCTCGCCGGGTTCGGCGACCAGACCGCGAACCTGGTGGGTGCCGTCGCCTCCACCCTGCTGGCCAACGAGATGCACCGGCGGCTCACCTTCCACGCCGGCCAGCAGGTCTCCTGGCTCACCGCCCAGTGGGAGGGCGGCGGCCTGGCCGCCATCGGCCTGGTCGCGACCTCCCTGACGCTGGCCGGGGTGCACGCACTGATCGGCGACGTCGGCACGGTGGGCCAGCTCGCGCTCATCGCCGCGGTGACCGGTGCGATCGGCCTCGTGCGGTTCGTGGCGCTGCGCAGCTGGGTCTTCACCAGCGCCTCGCACTCCTGA
- a CDS encoding endo-1,4-beta-xylanase, translating into MSVRRSLVIGTVGLAAVLAAQTTALATPSATSAGTQAAAAARPPGVIVEGSLRALGSFTGLRIGTAVNTDLLGADPAYTEIVNREFNTVTPENVMKWEVVEPTRGSYDFSGADELVKSAQQNGQLVRGHTLVWHSQLPSWLASNGGMTTTFTDQQVKDIVKKHIQDEAGRYKGRIWAWDVVNEAFNDDGTPRQSIFYKAWGNSTDYIADAFRWADQADPSAQLFYNDYNIEYTGPKSQAVYDLVKKLKAQGVPIDGVGFQTHLSTQYGFPDLQQTMQRFADLGLNVAETEVDVRTAVKPGATAGTFTSEPLSNLHASTQQAYWDQSLKACLFVQRCVSYTVWGVADSNSWIPGVFPGEGAALLFNDSYQAKREYTVVQQDLALAAGMARHRTGEGSGGR; encoded by the coding sequence GTGAGCGTTCGTCGTTCGCTGGTCATCGGGACGGTCGGCCTGGCCGCGGTCCTGGCCGCCCAGACCACCGCCCTCGCCACCCCCTCGGCCACCTCCGCCGGGACCCAGGCCGCGGCGGCGGCCCGCCCGCCGGGCGTCATCGTCGAGGGCTCGCTGCGCGCCCTCGGCTCCTTCACCGGCCTGCGCATCGGCACGGCGGTCAACACCGACCTGCTCGGTGCCGACCCCGCCTACACCGAGATCGTGAACCGCGAGTTCAACACGGTCACCCCGGAGAACGTCATGAAGTGGGAGGTCGTGGAGCCCACCCGGGGCAGCTACGACTTCTCCGGCGCCGACGAGCTGGTGAAGAGCGCCCAGCAGAACGGCCAGCTGGTCCGCGGCCACACGCTGGTGTGGCACAGCCAGCTGCCCTCGTGGCTGGCGTCCAACGGCGGGATGACGACCACGTTCACGGACCAGCAGGTCAAGGACATCGTCAAGAAGCACATCCAGGACGAGGCCGGCCGCTACAAGGGCCGCATCTGGGCCTGGGACGTGGTCAACGAGGCCTTCAACGACGACGGCACCCCGCGCCAGTCGATCTTCTACAAGGCGTGGGGCAACAGCACCGACTACATCGCCGACGCCTTCCGCTGGGCCGACCAGGCCGACCCCTCGGCGCAGCTGTTCTACAACGACTACAACATCGAGTACACCGGGCCCAAGAGCCAGGCCGTCTACGACCTGGTGAAGAAGCTCAAGGCGCAGGGCGTACCGATCGACGGCGTGGGCTTCCAGACGCACCTGAGCACCCAGTACGGCTTCCCGGACCTGCAGCAGACCATGCAGCGGTTCGCCGACCTGGGCCTCAACGTCGCCGAGACCGAGGTCGACGTCCGCACCGCGGTCAAGCCCGGCGCGACGGCCGGCACGTTCACCAGCGAGCCGCTGTCGAACCTGCACGCCTCGACGCAGCAGGCCTACTGGGACCAGTCGCTGAAGGCCTGCCTGTTCGTGCAGCGCTGCGTCTCCTACACCGTGTGGGGCGTGGCCGACAGCAACTCCTGGATCCCGGGCGTCTTCCCGGGTGAGGGTGCTGCCCTGCTGTTCAACGACAGCTACCAGGCCAAGCGCGAGTACACCGTGGTCCAGCAGGACCTGGCGCTCGCCGCGGGCATGGCGCGGCACCGCACCGGTGAGGGCTCCGGCGGTCGCTGA
- a CDS encoding response regulator transcription factor, whose protein sequence is MTTTTSSASSSRTQLTRPDGSALRVLVVDDEPSICELLSMALRYEGWDVRTAPDGTEAVRTARDFRPDAVVLDVMLPDMDGLEVLRRLRADSPLVPVVFLTAKDALEDRIAGLTAGGDDYVTKPFSLEEVAARLRGLLRRTSRAVTDDGLLVVGDLTLDEESHEVTRSGDDIRLTATEFELLRYLMRNPKRVLSKAQILDRVWQYDFGGQGNIVELYISYLRRKIDAGRTPMIHTLRGAGYVIKPAA, encoded by the coding sequence ATGACCACGACCACCTCGTCCGCCTCCAGCTCCCGGACCCAGTTGACCCGGCCCGACGGCAGCGCCCTGCGGGTGCTGGTCGTCGACGACGAGCCCTCCATCTGCGAGCTGCTGTCGATGGCGCTGCGGTACGAGGGCTGGGACGTGCGGACGGCGCCCGACGGCACCGAGGCGGTGCGCACCGCGCGCGACTTCCGCCCCGACGCCGTCGTCCTGGACGTCATGCTCCCCGACATGGACGGCCTGGAGGTGCTGCGCCGGCTGCGCGCGGACTCCCCGCTCGTGCCGGTGGTCTTCCTGACCGCCAAGGACGCCCTCGAGGACCGGATCGCCGGGCTCACCGCCGGCGGCGACGACTACGTGACCAAGCCGTTCAGCCTCGAGGAGGTCGCCGCCCGGCTGCGCGGGCTGCTGCGGCGCACCAGCCGGGCCGTGACCGACGACGGCCTGCTCGTCGTGGGCGACCTGACGCTGGACGAGGAGAGCCACGAGGTCACCCGCTCCGGCGACGACATCCGGCTGACCGCCACCGAGTTCGAGCTGCTGCGCTACCTGATGCGCAACCCCAAGCGGGTGCTGTCGAAGGCGCAGATCCTCGACCGCGTGTGGCAGTACGACTTCGGCGGCCAGGGCAACATCGTCGAGCTCTACATCTCCTACCTGCGCCGCAAGATCGACGCCGGCCGCACGCCGATGATCCACACCCTCCGCGGCGCCGGGTACGTGATCAAGCC